In the Scylla paramamosain isolate STU-SP2022 unplaced genomic scaffold, ASM3559412v1 Contig11, whole genome shotgun sequence genome, one interval contains:
- the LOC135097049 gene encoding dnaJ homolog subfamily C member 2-like isoform X1, whose protein sequence is MTSSCSSKPSTSSLPGTTKRWEVVAEYINQHTATSITRLAKEVLNKAKELQHSDKHMREAANKNAYHSMEKAQARQVISDTTASQRYDTPQEMLGMNTAAWGAEEQRLLEQALKTYPVSTPDRWDRIAKCVPNRTKKDCMRRYKELVEMVKAKKAAQAAAVGKK, encoded by the exons ATGACCTCCAGCTGCTCATCAAAGCCGTCAACCTCTTCCCTGCCCGGCACAACAAAGAG GTGGGAGGTTGTGGCAGAGTATATCAACcaacacacagccaccagcatcaccaggcTGGCCAAGGAGGTGCTCAATAAGGCCAAGGAGCTGCAACACTCAGACAAGCACATGAGGGAGGCAGCCAACAAGAATGCCTACCACAGCATGGAGAAGGCACAGGCTCGGCAGGTGATCAGCGACACCACAGCCTCCCAGAGATATGACA CACCACAGGAGATGCTGGGGATGAACACTGCTGCTTGGGGAGCTGAGGAACAGAGGTTGCTGGAGCAAGCCCTCAAGACCTATCCAGTCTCTACTCCTGACCGCTGGGACCGCATTGCCAAGTGTGTCCCCAACCGAACTAAGAAAGACTGCATGAGGCGCTATAAa GAGCTTGTTGAGATGGTGAAGGCAAAGAAGGCGGCTCAGGCTGCTGcagtgggaaaaaagtga
- the LOC135097049 gene encoding dnaJ homolog subfamily C member 2-like isoform X2 — MTSSCSSKPSTSSLPGTTKRWEVVAEYINQHTATSITRLAKEVLNKAKELQHSDKHMREAANKNAYHSMEKAQARQVISDTTASQRYDTPQEMLGMNTAAWGAEEQRLLEQALKTYPVSTPDRWDRIAKSLLRW; from the exons ATGACCTCCAGCTGCTCATCAAAGCCGTCAACCTCTTCCCTGCCCGGCACAACAAAGAG GTGGGAGGTTGTGGCAGAGTATATCAACcaacacacagccaccagcatcaccaggcTGGCCAAGGAGGTGCTCAATAAGGCCAAGGAGCTGCAACACTCAGACAAGCACATGAGGGAGGCAGCCAACAAGAATGCCTACCACAGCATGGAGAAGGCACAGGCTCGGCAGGTGATCAGCGACACCACAGCCTCCCAGAGATATGACA CACCACAGGAGATGCTGGGGATGAACACTGCTGCTTGGGGAGCTGAGGAACAGAGGTTGCTGGAGCAAGCCCTCAAGACCTATCCAGTCTCTACTCCTGACCGCTGGGACCGCATTGCCAA GAGCTTGTTGAGATGGTGA